One window of the Streptomyces sp. NBC_00259 genome contains the following:
- a CDS encoding epoxide hydrolase family protein produces the protein MTTLGHESIRPFRIDIRQDDLDDLHERLDRTRWPDELPGVGWAYGVPRDYLKELVHYWRHEYDWRAAEAGLNEWPQFSTTIDGANIHFAHIHSPEPDATPLLMTHGWPGSIVEFADVVGPLTDPRTHGGDPADAFHVVLPSIPGFGLSGPTAETGWEFRRVAAAFAGLMERLGYERYGVQGGDWGAAISRELGRIRPDKVIGVHLNLLPNSAPTEEPGAEELEALSVEERERMLASWERICTWSRDRQGYADIQSTCPQTLAYGLTDSPVGQLAWIVEKFKVWTDSSDRPEDAVDRDQMLTNVMLYWLTGTAGSSARIYYERAHAGYWGTPPEPSTTPTAVADFPQENFIPLRHIADRTNNIVQWTTYDRGGHFAAMEQPESLVGDVRTFFRNLREGAFQ, from the coding sequence ATGACGACGTTGGGCCACGAGAGCATCCGCCCCTTCCGTATCGACATCCGCCAGGACGATCTGGATGATCTCCACGAGCGCCTCGACCGCACCCGCTGGCCCGACGAGCTGCCCGGTGTGGGGTGGGCGTACGGCGTCCCGCGCGACTACCTCAAGGAGCTCGTGCACTACTGGCGGCACGAGTACGACTGGCGGGCGGCGGAAGCCGGATTGAACGAGTGGCCGCAGTTCAGCACCACGATCGACGGGGCGAACATCCACTTCGCCCACATCCACTCACCCGAACCGGATGCGACGCCGCTGCTCATGACCCACGGCTGGCCGGGCTCGATCGTCGAATTCGCCGACGTCGTCGGCCCGCTCACCGACCCGCGAACGCATGGAGGCGACCCTGCCGACGCCTTCCACGTGGTGCTGCCGAGCATCCCCGGCTTCGGTCTGTCCGGCCCGACCGCGGAGACGGGCTGGGAGTTCCGGCGCGTGGCCGCCGCGTTCGCCGGGCTGATGGAGCGACTCGGCTACGAGCGGTACGGGGTCCAGGGCGGCGACTGGGGAGCGGCCATCTCCCGCGAGCTGGGCCGTATCCGGCCGGACAAGGTCATCGGCGTACACCTGAACCTGCTCCCGAACTCGGCACCGACGGAGGAGCCCGGTGCGGAGGAGCTGGAAGCACTGAGCGTGGAGGAGCGCGAGCGCATGCTGGCCTCCTGGGAACGCATCTGCACCTGGAGCCGCGACCGCCAGGGTTACGCCGACATCCAGTCCACCTGCCCGCAGACCCTGGCGTACGGCCTGACCGACTCGCCGGTGGGTCAACTTGCCTGGATCGTGGAGAAGTTCAAGGTGTGGACCGACTCCTCGGACCGCCCGGAGGACGCCGTCGACCGTGACCAGATGCTCACGAACGTGATGCTGTACTGGCTGACGGGCACGGCCGGCTCCTCCGCCCGCATCTACTACGAGCGGGCGCACGCCGGCTACTGGGGCACCCCGCCCGAGCCGTCGACGACACCGACTGCCGTGGCCGACTTCCCGCAGGAGAACTTCATCCCCCTGCGGCACATCGCGGACCGGACCAACAACATCGTGCAGTGGACGACATACGACCGGGGCGGCCACTTCGCGGCGATGGAGCAGCCGGAATCGCTGGTCGGCGACGTAAGGACGTTCTTCCGCAATCTCCGCGAGGGCGCCTTCCAGTGA
- a CDS encoding nitroreductase/quinone reductase family protein, whose amino-acid sequence MPNDFNQQVIEEFRANRGRVGGYFEGARLLLLTTTGARTGAPHTTPVGYLHDGGERVLVIASAGGSPKHPDWFRNLLADPRLTVEDGVFTYDARAVVLEGEERDRAFARAVEADPGWGEYQARTERVIPVVALEAVESGPPNTNTTSMGEAIKVIHDGFRRELALIRQEIMDSGPGLGAQLRINCLTLCQGLHNHHTGEDTALFPYLAAQDDELAPVLDRLRQEHEKIAALLSDLREVVAPDGTAYAAADASAHQAGDGSAGGDADPTFVLAEVERLTEELEAHLRYEEEELIPALDAAAR is encoded by the coding sequence ATGCCGAACGATTTCAATCAGCAGGTCATCGAGGAGTTCCGTGCCAACCGCGGACGTGTCGGCGGATACTTCGAAGGAGCCCGGCTGCTCCTGCTGACCACCACGGGAGCACGAACCGGCGCTCCGCACACCACCCCTGTCGGCTACCTCCACGACGGTGGTGAGCGGGTGCTCGTCATCGCCTCCGCCGGTGGCTCACCGAAGCATCCGGACTGGTTCCGCAACCTCCTCGCCGACCCCCGCCTCACCGTCGAGGACGGTGTCTTCACGTACGACGCACGGGCCGTCGTCCTCGAGGGAGAGGAGCGCGACCGTGCCTTCGCGCGAGCCGTCGAGGCGGACCCTGGCTGGGGCGAGTACCAGGCTCGTACGGAGCGAGTGATCCCGGTGGTCGCGCTGGAGGCGGTGGAGAGCGGGCCGCCGAACACGAACACGACCTCGATGGGTGAGGCCATCAAGGTGATCCACGACGGCTTCCGACGCGAACTCGCCTTGATCCGCCAGGAGATCATGGACTCCGGGCCCGGGCTCGGCGCCCAGCTCCGGATCAACTGCCTGACCCTTTGCCAGGGGCTGCACAACCACCACACGGGAGAGGACACCGCGCTCTTCCCGTATCTCGCCGCACAGGACGACGAACTCGCCCCGGTACTGGACCGATTGCGCCAGGAGCACGAGAAGATCGCCGCGCTCCTCTCCGATCTCCGTGAGGTCGTCGCGCCGGACGGCACGGCGTACGCAGCGGCGGATGCGTCGGCGCATCAGGCGGGAGACGGCTCGGCGGGCGGCGACGCGGACCCCACGTTCGTACTCGCCGAGGTGGAGCGGCTCACCGAAGAGCTGGAGGCCCATCTCCGGTACGAGGAGGAGGAGTTGATTCCCGCTCTCGATGCCGCGGCACGGTGA
- a CDS encoding oxidoreductase has protein sequence MTSGTINDGDAASAGTWKLGDLTVNRLGFGAMRLAQSGEAFGADAIPSDRDRAVRVLRRAVELGVNHIDTAAFYFSPLRSANELINRALAPYAEDLVITTKVWPGRDPSGNWVWASPEQLRGQVEENLRQLGRDHLDVVNLRVPRGRATGSIAEHFGALAELREAGLVRHLGVSNVSPDQLAEARTIAPVVCVQNAYAVGAPPEDHEFVRACGEQGIAFVPFFAVAGPGRESGATGTQPEEILSVARAHGATPAQIRLAWTLQRGPHVLAIPGTGNPDHLVENVAAGALRLSEDEMRLLTRTG, from the coding sequence ATGACCTCAGGGACGATCAACGATGGCGACGCAGCGTCCGCCGGCACCTGGAAACTCGGCGACCTCACCGTCAACCGCCTTGGATTCGGGGCGATGCGCCTGGCGCAGAGCGGCGAGGCGTTCGGCGCCGACGCCATACCGAGCGACCGCGACCGGGCTGTCCGCGTCCTGCGCCGCGCGGTCGAGCTCGGGGTGAACCACATCGACACCGCCGCGTTCTACTTCTCGCCGCTGCGTTCCGCGAACGAGCTGATCAACCGCGCCCTGGCCCCGTACGCGGAGGACCTGGTCATCACCACCAAGGTCTGGCCGGGCCGCGACCCGTCCGGCAACTGGGTGTGGGCCTCGCCGGAGCAACTGCGCGGCCAGGTCGAGGAGAACCTCCGCCAGCTCGGCCGCGACCACCTCGACGTCGTCAACCTGCGTGTCCCGAGGGGCCGGGCGACCGGTTCGATCGCCGAGCACTTCGGCGCGCTCGCGGAGCTTCGCGAGGCCGGGCTCGTACGCCACCTCGGCGTCTCCAACGTATCCCCCGACCAGCTCGCCGAGGCCCGGACCATCGCACCGGTCGTGTGCGTACAGAACGCCTACGCCGTCGGAGCGCCGCCCGAGGACCACGAGTTCGTACGGGCCTGCGGTGAACAGGGCATCGCGTTCGTCCCGTTCTTCGCCGTCGCCGGCCCGGGCCGCGAGTCCGGCGCCACCGGCACGCAGCCCGAGGAGATCCTCTCCGTCGCCCGCGCGCACGGCGCCACCCCCGCGCAGATCCGCCTGGCCTGGACCCTCCAGCGCGGCCCGCACGTGCTGGCCATCCCCGGCACCGGCAATCCCGACCACCTCGTCGAGAACGTCGCGGCCGGGGCGCTGCGGCTCTCGGAGGACGAGATGCGCCTCCTCACGCGGACGGGGTGA
- a CDS encoding HAD domain-containing protein, which yields MTGPGRQRPLLFLDVDGPLIPFGATPQQYPDGYPTYHSGSGPRAAAANPLLARIDPAHGPRLATLACELVWATTWMDDANECVAPWLGLPDLPVVLWPEESDEEERSGLHWKTRPLVDWAAGRSFLWVDDEVTDTDRAWVATHHRGRALLHRVDPCHGLTDVDFAALAEWLRAP from the coding sequence GTGACTGGTCCCGGAAGGCAGCGGCCGCTTCTCTTTCTCGATGTCGACGGCCCTCTGATTCCGTTCGGGGCGACGCCGCAGCAGTATCCCGATGGATACCCGACGTATCACTCGGGCTCCGGGCCGCGGGCTGCCGCCGCGAACCCGCTGCTGGCGAGGATCGATCCGGCGCACGGACCGCGACTGGCGACGCTGGCATGCGAGCTGGTGTGGGCGACCACGTGGATGGACGATGCGAACGAGTGCGTTGCGCCGTGGCTCGGTCTGCCGGATCTGCCCGTGGTGCTCTGGCCGGAGGAGTCCGATGAGGAAGAACGGAGCGGACTCCATTGGAAGACCCGGCCTCTCGTCGACTGGGCAGCAGGCCGTTCCTTCCTGTGGGTGGACGACGAGGTCACGGATACCGACCGGGCCTGGGTCGCCACACACCACCGAGGACGGGCGCTGCTCCATCGTGTCGATCCCTGCCACGGCCTCACGGATGTGGACTTCGCGGCACTGGCGGAGTGGCTGCGGGCGCCTTAG
- a CDS encoding DUF5958 family protein codes for MNRPQTEVFLNELAQGLLPTEQGVAWFESLPDDEQSTTLHLLAQFCFQAHPTDEEALESIRRSGLRPTHTPAVLLVRGRIEDQVGKIALLAPQHERRKAFRLLIALLAVADGRRRERCRADGCGHHWHQLTADRETSAGRQQGSGDGA; via the coding sequence ATGAACAGGCCGCAGACCGAGGTGTTCCTCAACGAACTCGCCCAGGGCCTTCTCCCCACGGAGCAGGGGGTCGCCTGGTTCGAGTCGCTCCCCGACGACGAGCAGTCGACGACGCTGCACCTGCTCGCCCAGTTCTGCTTCCAGGCTCACCCCACGGACGAGGAAGCCCTGGAAAGCATTCGCCGTTCAGGGCTGCGGCCGACCCATACGCCCGCGGTCCTGCTCGTGCGGGGGCGGATCGAGGATCAGGTGGGGAAGATCGCCCTTCTCGCCCCGCAGCATGAGCGGAGGAAGGCTTTCCGGCTGCTGATCGCGCTCCTCGCCGTCGCGGACGGGCGCCGCCGGGAGCGCTGTCGTGCCGACGGTTGTGGCCATCACTGGCACCAACTGACCGCCGACCGTGAGACAAGTGCGGGTCGGCAGCAGGGGAGTGGCGATGGCGCGTGA
- a CDS encoding DinB family protein, translating to MTASDAKADLHFYLQSARDALLWKLEGLSEYDSRRPLTPTGTNLLGLVKHAASVELGYLGDTFGRLTGEPTPWVEDGAESNADMWATADESREQIVELYRRAWAHADATIDALALDTIGRVPWWPSGTDEVTLHHAVVRVIADTHRHAGHADILRELMDGAVGMSKGNTSMVTGDAAWWEEYRSRLERAAQEADRNA from the coding sequence ATGACCGCATCGGATGCCAAGGCCGACCTTCACTTCTACCTGCAGTCCGCCCGTGACGCCCTGCTGTGGAAGCTCGAAGGGCTCTCGGAGTACGACAGCCGCCGCCCGCTGACGCCGACCGGGACGAACCTCCTGGGGCTGGTGAAGCACGCGGCCAGTGTGGAACTGGGCTACCTCGGCGACACCTTCGGACGGCTGACCGGCGAGCCGACGCCCTGGGTCGAGGACGGCGCGGAGTCCAACGCGGACATGTGGGCCACCGCGGACGAGTCCCGCGAGCAGATCGTGGAGCTCTACCGTCGGGCGTGGGCGCACGCGGACGCGACGATCGACGCGCTCGCGCTGGACACGATCGGCAGGGTGCCGTGGTGGCCCAGCGGCACGGACGAGGTGACGTTGCACCATGCAGTGGTGCGCGTGATCGCTGATACGCACCGCCATGCCGGGCATGCCGACATCCTCCGGGAACTCATGGACGGCGCCGTGGGGATGAGCAAGGGCAACACGAGCATGGTGACGGGCGACGCCGCGTGGTGGGAGGAGTACCGCAGCCGACTGGAACGTGCGGCTCAGGAAGCCGACCGCAACGCGTGA
- a CDS encoding GNAT family N-acetyltransferase has protein sequence MRPDDWHLTENVDDFLARAGEFLRSRPVLHTTWLTLTEKLRTLGVAAHGAGTPVFGRLERAGEVHATFLRFPARGLSVTSLTPEQADVLAAHLVALGHTVPYVTAEESTATAFAEAWQRHTGASPTLRVRLHLYRLGTLTPPEPVPAGGGRLLGEQDHEHLMRWCREFAADVGEDVSIDAASWSGTRFAEKRYTFWETPDGTPVSMAGVNPMVGGQVRVDPVYTPAHLRGRGYAGAVTVEVTRAALAAGAKEVVLYTNAANPTSNALYQRIGYVRVTDVAVYDFAYAAPAAGEDHDRQ, from the coding sequence ATGCGCCCGGATGACTGGCACCTCACCGAAAACGTCGACGACTTCCTCGCCCGAGCAGGGGAGTTCCTGCGCTCGCGCCCCGTTCTGCACACCACGTGGCTGACACTGACCGAGAAGCTACGCACACTGGGGGTGGCCGCACACGGTGCCGGAACCCCCGTCTTCGGCAGACTGGAGCGAGCGGGCGAGGTCCACGCCACCTTCCTCCGCTTCCCGGCCCGCGGCCTGAGCGTCACGTCTCTCACTCCCGAGCAGGCCGATGTGCTCGCCGCCCACCTGGTCGCCCTCGGGCACACCGTTCCCTACGTCACCGCGGAAGAGAGCACCGCCACTGCTTTCGCCGAGGCCTGGCAGCGGCACACAGGTGCTTCGCCGACGCTTCGTGTTCGGCTCCACCTGTACCGTCTCGGCACGCTCACCCCGCCGGAGCCGGTTCCGGCGGGCGGGGGCCGACTCCTGGGCGAGCAGGACCATGAGCACCTCATGCGCTGGTGCCGCGAGTTCGCCGCGGACGTTGGCGAGGACGTCTCCATCGACGCCGCTTCCTGGTCCGGCACACGCTTCGCCGAGAAGCGCTATACGTTCTGGGAGACCCCGGACGGCACGCCCGTCTCCATGGCGGGCGTGAACCCGATGGTCGGCGGCCAGGTCCGGGTGGACCCCGTCTACACGCCGGCCCACCTGCGTGGTCGCGGCTACGCGGGCGCCGTGACGGTCGAGGTGACCCGGGCCGCGCTGGCCGCAGGCGCCAAGGAGGTCGTGCTGTACACGAACGCGGCCAACCCCACCAGCAACGCCCTCTACCAGCGCATCGGGTACGTCCGGGTCACCGACGTCGCCGTGTACGACTTCGCGTACGCCGCACCGGCAGCCGGCGAGGACCACGACAGGCAGTGA
- a CDS encoding TetR family transcriptional regulator, producing MSAELGLRERKKRRTYQAISDAAIALFLEKGFDAVSVAEVAAAAEVSKPTLFRYFPAKEDLVLHRFADHEDEAARVVAARAEDETPLDALRRHLLDGLARRDPVTGLNDHPHVLAFHRLLYGTPSLVARLYPYQGRSEEALAAALGAGVGARLAAGQIVAVLRVLAEENWRRISAGERADDVYADAVAAVDLAFGQLRRGLARS from the coding sequence ATGAGTGCTGAGCTGGGGCTGCGCGAGCGCAAGAAGCGACGGACGTACCAGGCGATCTCCGACGCGGCGATCGCTCTCTTCCTGGAGAAGGGCTTCGACGCCGTTTCCGTCGCCGAGGTCGCCGCCGCCGCGGAGGTCTCCAAGCCGACCCTCTTCCGCTACTTCCCGGCGAAGGAGGACCTCGTCCTGCACCGGTTCGCCGACCACGAGGATGAGGCCGCGCGCGTCGTCGCCGCCCGCGCGGAGGACGAGACCCCGCTCGACGCGCTGCGCCGTCATCTCCTCGACGGGCTGGCCCGCCGGGATCCGGTGACCGGGTTGAACGATCACCCGCACGTGCTCGCCTTTCACCGGCTGCTGTACGGGACTCCGAGCCTGGTGGCGCGCCTGTACCCGTACCAGGGGAGGTCGGAGGAGGCGCTGGCCGCGGCCCTTGGCGCGGGTGTCGGTGCGCGGCTCGCGGCCGGGCAGATCGTCGCCGTGCTGCGGGTGCTGGCCGAGGAGAACTGGCGCCGTATCTCGGCGGGCGAGCGCGCGGACGACGTGTACGCCGATGCCGTGGCCGCCGTGGATCTCGCCTTCGGTCAGCTGCGTAGGGGGCTCGCTCGGTCCTGA
- a CDS encoding MFS transporter, producing MSRSESPASPSWRAPFARYVIGRGVSTAGTGLVNVVLAFAVLRTGGDGFSVGLVLACSVLTQTLLIPVGGVIADRVDRRTVVVLGNAVLAAAHGTMGLLLLLAPDRVTVWTFVAAAATTGAAAAAVQPAFQGLIVQLVPPTALQRANAALRLVLNVARIAVPGLGAMLGAVFGYGQVLLAAALAFGSCCAVLAGLRISTPPRATKAVLAGAREGWAAFRSRPWMWGYALSGAVAVPLWLAGYQLLGPLILSGRDDGQGHWGWAVSAFSAGMVLGSLIALRWRPHRVMLACVLVQLLWPLPLAVLATHPELPWLLVSMLVSGASLELAVVFYETAKQQQVPEELIGRITSLTMFGETALVPLAYVLAGTVADRIGSGPVMWICCLGILAVTVALLPVPGIRRLGRPTESKGATHLKQRVTRA from the coding sequence ATGTCCCGCAGCGAATCCCCGGCTTCACCCTCATGGCGCGCGCCCTTCGCCCGCTACGTCATCGGTCGCGGCGTGTCCACCGCCGGCACCGGTCTCGTGAATGTCGTGCTCGCCTTCGCAGTGCTCCGAACCGGCGGGGACGGGTTCTCCGTCGGACTCGTCCTCGCCTGCTCGGTGCTCACGCAGACACTGCTGATTCCGGTGGGCGGCGTGATCGCGGACCGGGTGGACCGCAGAACCGTCGTGGTCCTCGGCAACGCGGTGCTCGCCGCCGCCCACGGCACCATGGGGCTGCTGCTGCTCCTCGCTCCCGACCGGGTCACGGTGTGGACGTTCGTGGCCGCGGCGGCGACGACGGGCGCAGCGGCCGCTGCCGTCCAGCCCGCCTTCCAGGGACTCATCGTCCAGTTGGTGCCGCCGACGGCGCTCCAGCGGGCCAACGCGGCCCTGCGGCTGGTCCTCAACGTGGCGCGTATCGCCGTACCCGGCCTGGGGGCGATGCTCGGCGCGGTCTTCGGGTACGGGCAGGTGCTGCTCGCCGCGGCGCTGGCGTTCGGCTCGTGCTGCGCCGTCCTCGCCGGGCTGCGGATCAGCACGCCGCCGCGCGCCACGAAGGCCGTACTGGCGGGCGCGCGCGAGGGCTGGGCCGCGTTCCGCAGCCGCCCGTGGATGTGGGGGTACGCACTCTCGGGGGCCGTCGCCGTGCCGCTGTGGCTGGCCGGGTACCAGCTGCTCGGCCCGCTGATCCTGTCCGGCCGGGACGACGGCCAGGGCCACTGGGGCTGGGCGGTCTCGGCGTTCTCCGCCGGCATGGTGCTCGGCTCGCTGATCGCGCTGCGCTGGCGGCCCCACCGGGTGATGCTCGCCTGCGTCCTCGTCCAGTTGCTGTGGCCGCTACCCCTCGCCGTCCTCGCAACGCACCCCGAGCTTCCATGGCTGCTCGTGTCGATGCTGGTCAGCGGCGCGAGCCTGGAACTGGCCGTGGTCTTCTACGAGACGGCCAAGCAGCAGCAGGTCCCGGAGGAGCTGATCGGCCGGATCACCTCCCTGACGATGTTCGGCGAGACCGCGCTCGTACCGCTCGCGTACGTCCTGGCCGGTACCGTCGCCGACCGCATCGGCTCGGGACCCGTCATGTGGATCTGCTGCCTCGGCATTCTCGCCGTCACGGTGGCGCTGCTGCCCGTCCCCGGCATCCGTCGTCTCGGCCGACCGACGGAGTCCAAGGGCGCCACCCACCTCAAGCAACGCGTCACCCGGGCATGA
- a CDS encoding LysE family translocator → MTQVIAVAVITVLAVISPGADFAMTVRNSYLYGRTAGLLAAVGISLGVLVHVAYTMLGVGLLVTRSPALFTAMKLVGAMYLVYVGIRTFTARTRLDIDLSDRTGLSPWQSLRTGFLTNALNPKTMLFVVSTYAQVVTAGTPVARQIGYGLFMSVAHLAWFSLAALFFSNETLRARMLRRQAVLNRVIGSVLVGLGVALALTPSA, encoded by the coding sequence ATGACGCAGGTCATCGCTGTCGCCGTCATCACCGTTCTCGCCGTCATCAGCCCCGGCGCGGACTTCGCCATGACCGTACGCAACAGCTACTTGTACGGGAGAACCGCCGGGCTGCTGGCCGCGGTCGGAATATCCCTCGGCGTCCTCGTGCACGTCGCCTACACCATGCTCGGTGTGGGGCTGCTCGTCACGCGGAGCCCGGCCCTCTTCACGGCCATGAAACTGGTCGGGGCGATGTATCTGGTCTACGTCGGCATCAGGACGTTCACCGCGCGCACCCGCCTGGACATCGACCTGTCCGACCGTACCGGGCTCTCCCCGTGGCAGTCGCTCCGTACCGGCTTCCTGACCAATGCGCTCAACCCCAAGACCATGCTCTTCGTGGTCAGCACCTACGCCCAGGTCGTGACCGCCGGCACGCCGGTCGCCCGCCAGATCGGCTACGGGCTGTTCATGTCGGTGGCGCACCTGGCCTGGTTCAGCCTGGCCGCGCTGTTCTTCTCCAACGAGACCCTGCGGGCCAGGATGTTGCGCCGGCAGGCGGTGCTGAACAGGGTGATCGGTTCGGTGCTGGTCGGCCTCGGGGTGGCTCTCGCGCTCACCCCGTCCGCGTGA
- a CDS encoding HelD family protein translates to MTSLEHALSQERDYHDLCRAALTAMTEGAATRVVTSEDVSASGADAEALGYELRSHAKELRELPPSPLFFGRLDHEDGQIHHIGRRRISEHPAAPPLVIDWRAPVSRAFYQASAHDPQGVAVRRRFGWAPHSKGDSADLTGLEDEPLTRGDPGASTAEGAITGTHGTTGTTDPAGTGTATSGIVAGEIERPRVGPMRDIAATIQPEQDALVRSDLAESVCVQGAPGTGKTAVGLHRAAYLLYTHPQRIRRGGLLILGPNRTFLSYISEVLPALGEMDVRQSTVEDEIARHPVRVQDSDAAAAVKHDARMAVVLHRALYARVVTPDAELSVPDGSYRWRVPLGELRRIVADVREEGPPYAVGRERVRTRVVRAVQLRVERRSGPTSGSWTQRIGRSRAVSAFVDEVWPKARPEEVLAGLLTDPDGLLDGDGKGALHDGTGALPDGTGVLPAREELLTEVERTAIRWDRPPRSWKSAKWSAADLVLLDELAGLIERPAGYSHIVVDEAQDLSPMQCRVIARRAAFGSLTVLGDLAQGTTPWAARSWPEHLAHLGKPRAAVVPLTTGFRVPAAVVELANRLLGVLSVDVPPARSLRRDGELTIREVTDVVAATVDAVRAALTREGSVGVIAADADVPALRDALGEATAAADDGRLTVLAASLAKGLEYDHVVVTEPAAIAAAEERGPHRLYVALTRAVSRLDVLHHRPLPPELTHGPRQRYVMPG, encoded by the coding sequence ATGACGTCACTCGAGCATGCGCTCAGCCAGGAACGCGACTACCACGACCTCTGCAGGGCCGCTCTGACCGCGATGACCGAAGGCGCCGCCACGCGTGTCGTCACCAGCGAGGACGTCTCCGCCTCGGGTGCCGACGCCGAAGCGCTCGGCTACGAGCTCCGCAGTCATGCCAAAGAACTGCGCGAACTCCCGCCCAGCCCGCTCTTTTTCGGCCGTCTCGACCACGAGGACGGCCAGATCCATCACATCGGCCGCCGCCGCATCAGCGAGCACCCGGCGGCTCCGCCCCTCGTCATCGACTGGCGCGCTCCCGTCTCACGGGCCTTCTACCAGGCGAGCGCACACGACCCTCAGGGCGTCGCCGTACGCCGCCGCTTCGGCTGGGCCCCGCACAGCAAGGGTGACTCCGCGGATCTGACCGGACTGGAGGACGAGCCCCTGACGCGCGGCGATCCCGGGGCGAGCACCGCCGAAGGCGCCATCACCGGCACCCACGGCACCACGGGCACCACAGACCCCGCAGGCACCGGCACGGCCACGAGCGGCATCGTCGCCGGCGAGATCGAGCGTCCGCGCGTCGGCCCGATGCGCGACATCGCCGCGACCATCCAGCCCGAACAGGATGCGCTCGTACGCTCCGACCTCGCCGAATCCGTCTGCGTCCAGGGTGCCCCCGGTACCGGCAAGACGGCCGTCGGCCTGCACCGCGCCGCGTATCTCCTCTACACCCATCCCCAGCGCATCCGGCGCGGTGGACTGCTGATCCTCGGCCCGAACCGCACGTTCCTCTCCTACATCTCCGAAGTGCTGCCCGCGCTCGGCGAGATGGACGTCCGTCAGTCGACGGTCGAGGACGAGATCGCCCGCCATCCGGTGCGCGTGCAGGACAGCGACGCCGCGGCCGCCGTCAAGCACGACGCCCGGATGGCGGTCGTCCTGCACCGCGCGCTGTACGCCCGCGTCGTCACCCCGGACGCCGAACTGTCCGTACCCGACGGCTCGTACCGCTGGCGCGTCCCGCTCGGCGAGTTGCGGCGGATCGTCGCCGACGTACGGGAGGAGGGGCCGCCGTACGCGGTCGGGCGGGAACGCGTCCGTACCCGTGTCGTCCGGGCGGTGCAGCTCCGGGTGGAGCGCCGTTCGGGGCCGACGAGCGGCAGCTGGACGCAGCGGATCGGCAGGTCGCGGGCCGTGTCGGCGTTCGTGGACGAGGTCTGGCCGAAAGCGCGGCCGGAGGAGGTGCTGGCGGGGCTGCTCACAGACCCGGACGGCCTGCTCGACGGCGACGGCAAAGGTGCCCTGCACGATGGGACCGGCGCCCTGCCCGATGGGACCGGTGTCCTGCCCGCCAGGGAGGAACTCCTCACCGAGGTCGAGCGGACGGCGATCCGATGGGACCGGCCGCCCCGCTCCTGGAAGTCGGCGAAGTGGTCGGCCGCCGATCTCGTCCTCCTCGACGAGCTCGCCGGACTGATCGAACGACCTGCCGGATACAGCCACATCGTCGTCGACGAGGCCCAGGACCTCTCACCGATGCAGTGCCGCGTCATCGCCCGCCGCGCGGCCTTCGGCTCGCTGACGGTCCTCGGTGACCTGGCGCAGGGCACCACCCCCTGGGCCGCCCGCAGCTGGCCGGAACACCTCGCCCACCTCGGCAAACCCCGAGCCGCAGTGGTGCCGCTGACCACCGGCTTCCGAGTCCCGGCGGCCGTGGTCGAGCTGGCCAACCGGCTGCTCGGCGTGCTGTCCGTCGACGTACCGCCCGCCCGTTCGCTGCGCCGCGACGGGGAGTTGACGATCCGGGAGGTGACGGATGTGGTCGCGGCGACGGTCGACGCGGTACGTGCAGCCCTCACCCGCGAGGGCTCGGTGGGCGTGATCGCGGCGGACGCCGACGTACCCGCGCTCCGCGATGCCCTCGGCGAGGCGACGGCAGCCGCAGACGACGGTCGTCTCACCGTCCTTGCCGCGTCCCTCGCCAAGGGGCTGGAGTACGACCACGTCGTCGTGACCGAACCGGCCGCCATCGCCGCCGCGGAGGAGCGCGGACCGCACCGCCTGTACGTGGCCCTGACCCGGGCCGTCTCCCGTCTCGACGTACTCCACCACCGGCCGCTGCCACCGGAGCTGACGCACGGTCCGCGGCAGCGCTACGTCATGCCCGGGTGA